The proteins below come from a single Triticum aestivum cultivar Chinese Spring chromosome 5D, IWGSC CS RefSeq v2.1, whole genome shotgun sequence genomic window:
- the LOC123122679 gene encoding manganese-dependent ADP-ribose/CDP-alcohol diphosphatase yields the protein MMAATNGLVHASAHKPLFTFGVIADVQYADIPDGRSFTGIPRYYRHSIDVLQRAVSAWNKQGAVKFSINFGDIVDGKCPKDKSLWAVQKVLGEFEKFPGPTYHMFGNHCLYNLPRSELVALLKMPTGSDRAYYDFSPCPEYRFVVLDAYDFSTLGWPRDHPVTAAATRLLEEKNPNADKNSPEGLVGVDQRFVMFNGAVGEEQLSWLSDVLRDASERRQNVVLCSHLPLDPVAASQVGLMWNYDEVMAVVRQYNCVKACFAGHDHKGGYSVDSHGVHHRTLEAALECPPGTSAFGHIEAYPDKLLLVGSDGMADTEMCFESSQ from the coding sequence ATGATGGCCGCAACGAATGGACTAGTCCATGCATCTGCCCACAAGCCCCTGTTTACCTTTGGTGTCATTGCCGATGTCCAGTACGCCGACATCCCGGACGGGCGCTCGTTCACTGGCATCCCGCGCTACTACCGTCACAGCATCGACGTCCTCCAGAGGGCTGTCAGTGCGTGGAACAAGCAAGGTGCTGTCAAGTTCTCCATCAACTTTGGCGACATCGTCGACGGGAAATGCCCAAAGGACAAGTCGTTGTGGGCGGTGCAGAAGGTCCTCGGCGAATTTGAGAAATTCCCCGGCCCGACCTACCACATGTTTGGCAACCATTGCCTCTACAACCTTCCTCGGAGCGAGCTAGTGGCTTTGCTGAAGATGCCAACGGGTTCTGACCGCGCGTACTATGACTTCTCGCCATGTCCTGAGTACAGATTTGTTGTTCTGGATGCTTATGACTTCAGCACGCTTGGCTGGCCTCGTGATCATCCAGTGACTGCAGCAGCAACGAGGCTCCTTGAAGAAAAGAACCCAAACGCCGACAAGAACAGCCCTGAGGGTCTGGTGGGCGTCGACCAGCGGTTCGTGATGTTCAATGGCGCGGTTGGAGAGGAGCAGCTGTCCTGGCTCAGTGATGTCCTACGGGATGCATCGGAGCGTCGGCAGAATGTCGTCTTGTGCAGTCACCTCCCATTGGATCCTGTAGCAGCGTCCCAGGTAGGCCTCATGTGGAATTATGATGAGGTGATGGCTGTTGTTCGACAGTACAACTGTGTAAAGGCCTGCTTCGCCGGGCACGATCACAAGGGTGGCTACTCTGTGGACTCCCACGGCGTGCACCATCGCACCCTCGAGGCTGCGCTGGAGTGTCCTCCCGGCACCAGTGCGTTTGGGCACATCGAAGCGTATCCTGACAAGCTATTGCTTGTAGGCTCTGATGGAATGGCAGACACTGAAATGTGTTTTGAGTCCTCGCAGTGA
- the LOC123122678 gene encoding manganese-dependent ADP-ribose/CDP-alcohol diphosphatase encodes MAAANGLVHAPAKKPLFTFGVIADVQYADIPDGRSFLGVPRYYRHSISVLERAVSTWNKQGNIKFSINFGDTIDGFCPKDKSLWAVQKVIDEFEKFDGPTYHMFGNHCLYNLPRSKLVALLKMPTDSDRAYYDFSPCPEYRFVVLDAYDFSALGWPHDHPVTAAAMKLLDEKNPNTDKNSPDGLVGVDRRFVKFNGAVGKEQLSWLSDVLQDASDRRQNVILCSHLPMDPGAVYPAALMWNYDEVMAIVRRYNCVRACFAGHDHKGGYSVDSHGVHHRTLEAALECPPGTSAFGRIEAYPDKLLLVGSDGMADTEMCFRSSDRAAL; translated from the coding sequence ATGGCTGCCGCAAACGGACTAGTCCATGCACCTGCCAAGAAGCCCTTGTTCACATTTGGCGTCATTGCTGATGTCCAGTACGCCGATATCCCAGACGGCCGCTCCTTCCTCGGCGTCCCACGCTACTACCGGCACAGCATCAGCGTCCTTGAAAGAGCTGTCAGCACATGGAACAAGCAAGGCAATATCAAGTTCTCCATCAACTTTGGAGACACCATCGACGGGTTCTGCCCAAAGGACAAGTCGTTGTGGGCGGTGCAGAAGGTCATTGACGAGTTTGAGAAGTTCGATGGCCCGACCTACCACATGTTTGGCAACCATTGCCTCTACAACCTTCCTCGGAGCAAGCTGGTCGCATTATTGAAGATGCCGACGGATTCTGATCGCGCGTATTATGACTTCTCACCATGTCCTGAGTACAGATTTGTTGTTCTGGATGCTTATGATTTCAGCGCACTTGGCTGGCCTCACGATCATCCTGTGACTGCAGCAGCAATGAAGCTCCTCGATGAAAAGAACCCAAACACCGACAAGAACAGCCCTGACGGTCTGGTTGGCGTCGACAGGCGGTTTGTGAAGTTCAATGGTGCGGTAGGCAAGGAGCAGCTGTCCTGGCTCAGTGATGTCCTCCAGGATGCATCGGACCGCCGGCAGAATGTCATCCTATGCAGTCATCTCCCAATGGACCCTGGCGCAGTGTACCCAGCAGCTCTTATGTGGAACTATGATGAGGTGATGGCTATTGTTCGACGGTACAACTGTGTTAGGGCCTGCTTTGCCGGGCATGACCACAAGGGTGGCTACTCGGTGGACTCCCACGGCGTGCACCATCGCACCCTCGAGGCTGCGCTGGAGTGTCCTCCGGGCACCAGTGCATTCGGGCGTATCGAAGCCTATCCTGACAAGCTATTGCTTGTAGGCTCTGATGGAATGGCTGATACTGAAATGTGTTTTCGGTCCTCTGATCGAGCTGCGTTGTAG